The sequence GACCCCGGGACCCGTTCCATGACCCTTCCTGAGCTGACAGAGGATTGCAGCCGCTGCGCGGGCCTGTGCTGCGTGGCCTATCCGTTTGAGGCGCATGAGGATTTTGGCCTTCTGAAGGACGCGGACACGCCCTGTCCCAACCTCGCCCCCGATTTCCGCTGCAAAATTCACGCCGATCTGGAAAAATGCGGATTTGGCGGCTGCGTCGCCTATTCCTGCGCCGGCGCGGGCCAGCGGGTGACACAAGGCCTGTTTGATGGCGAAACCTGGCGGGATGACCCCGACCTGCTGCCGCATATGACCCGCGCCCTACGGGTGCTGCGCCCGATCCATGAGGCGCTTCTGGTGCTGCAGGAGGCCGCCGCGCTGCCGCTGCCGGAGGACCTCAGCGCCCGCTGCGCCGCTTTGACCCAGGCGCTGTGCCCGGAAAACCCCGCGTCGGTCTGGGACTTCGAGGAGGACAGCGTTCAGGAGGCGCTGGCCAGCCTGCCGGACTTTGTCGAAAGCGTCGCCCCCTTTGCCCGGGACGGCTGCTAATCCTGCTTGCACAGCCCCCGGCGCGCCCCTACATTTTTACCAAACAAGACAAAGGACTTCTCCGGATGCCCATGCAAGCCCACGAAATCGAAGAACTGCTGCGCGAAGCTTTCCCGGATGCCGAAATCCAGGTTGGCGGCACCGATGGCGTTCACATGTCGGCGATGGTCGTCGACGAAAGCTTCCGCGGCAAGAACCGCGTGCAGCAGCAGCGCGCCGTTTATGCCGCGCTGAAAGGCAAGATGGACGGCCCCGACGGCGAGCTGCACGCCCTGGCGCTGACCACCAAGGCACCGGAGTAAGCTCCATGTCGCTGTTCGCCTCCATCCTGGTGCTCGGCATTGTGGTGATGACCGCCGTTGTTGCGGTCGTCTCCCAGCGCCGCCGCCCGCTGGAGGAGGACGATACAGACCCGGACTATCACACCCTGCGATCCGATTATCAGTCGGGCATGGGCGGCGGGTCCGTTCGCACTTGGAAGGTCCCGAAAGACCCGCAGGAATACGCCCGCTTTTTCGTTCCCAAGAACAAGTTGAAATAGCGTTGACCCGCTCGGGGCGCGCTTCACCGGGCGGATTGGCAAAACCCGCGAAACTGCCTATATGACGGCCAACGCAAACGGCGCAGCAGCCGAAAGGAAATCACTAAATGACCGACGTAAAAACCCGCATCGACGAAACCGTCAAAGCCAGCGACGTTGTACTGTTCATGAAAGGCACCAAGGAAATGCCGCAGTGCGGCTTCTCCTCGCGCGTGGCGGCGGTGCTGAACTACATCGGCGTGGACTACACCGACGTGAACGTGCTGGCGGATGAGGACATCCGCTCGGGCATCAAGGAATATTCCGACTGGCCGACCATCCCGCAGCTGTACGTGAAGGGTGAGTTCGTCGGCGGCTGCGACATCATCACCGAGATGGCCCTGTCGTCGGAGCTGGACACCCTGTTTGAGGACAACGGCATTTCCTTCAACAAGGAAGCCGCCGACAAGATCCGCGAAGCCAACGCCTGATTACAGGCACAATCCGCGGCATTAAAAAAGGCGCCCACGCGGCGCCTTTTCCTTATCCTGCAACGGGTTGAAGCAAAGCCCTCAGCCTGCCGCCTGTTCTTCGATCTGCTGGGCCAGCGCCTCGGTGCGGGCGGCCAGTTCGGCCAGGCTTTCGTTCACCTGCGGCGGCACCACCGGGATCTCGACCCGCTCGGGCTCCGGCGCGGGGGCGTTTTTCAGCGCTTCCAGCTCTTGCGTGCGCTCAGCCAGCTCCGCCTCAACCTCCTTGATCCGGTCCTCGACCGCGGCGGTTTTGTCGGCCAGCATCAGACCGGCCATCAACAGCATCCGCGCCTCGGGCATCCGGCCGATCTGGTCGGACAGCACCTGAGCCTCGTCGTCCAGCATCTTGGCGGCAGAGTGCAGATAGCTTTCCTCGCCCTCCTGGCAGGAGACCTCAAAGCCGCGGCCGCCGATATGAATGGTCACTTCAGGCATCAGACTTCCTCTCCTTCGGGCAGGTTGCGGGCCGTGGCCAGCAGCGGTTCCAGCTTGGCCAGCACCGCGTTGACCTGGGCCTGGTCGCTGGCCTGGGCCGCGCGCAGGCCTTCGATTTCAGCCTCCATC is a genomic window of Leisingera caerulea DSM 24564 containing:
- a CDS encoding cell division protein ZapA, whose amino-acid sequence is MPEVTIHIGGRGFEVSCQEGEESYLHSAAKMLDDEAQVLSDQIGRMPEARMLLMAGLMLADKTAAVEDRIKEVEAELAERTQELEALKNAPAPEPERVEIPVVPPQVNESLAELAARTEALAQQIEEQAAG
- a CDS encoding BolA family protein translates to MPMQAHEIEELLREAFPDAEIQVGGTDGVHMSAMVVDESFRGKNRVQQQRAVYAALKGKMDGPDGELHALALTTKAPE
- the grxD gene encoding Grx4 family monothiol glutaredoxin; translated protein: MTDVKTRIDETVKASDVVLFMKGTKEMPQCGFSSRVAAVLNYIGVDYTDVNVLADEDIRSGIKEYSDWPTIPQLYVKGEFVGGCDIITEMALSSELDTLFEDNGISFNKEAADKIREANA